The following proteins are co-located in the Mycolicibacterium goodii genome:
- a CDS encoding nuclear transport factor 2 family protein, producing the protein MAVIDVALLDDVANRLFGAIERGDRAAVAALWSDDIRVWHSGDPSDNERARALRVIDWFIEATAERRYEILERQFFDGGFVQQHVVHATGRAGARVDLRVCIVIKVRADGLITRIDEYFDPKDIAPLLDQVAS; encoded by the coding sequence ATGGCCGTGATCGACGTTGCGCTGCTCGACGATGTCGCGAACCGGTTGTTCGGCGCGATCGAGCGCGGCGACCGCGCCGCCGTCGCCGCCCTGTGGTCCGATGACATCAGGGTGTGGCATTCCGGTGATCCCAGTGACAACGAGCGGGCCCGCGCGCTGCGTGTGATCGACTGGTTCATCGAGGCCACCGCCGAGCGGCGCTACGAGATCCTGGAACGGCAGTTCTTCGACGGCGGCTTCGTGCAGCAGCACGTCGTGCACGCGACCGGCCGCGCCGGCGCGCGGGTCGACCTGCGGGTCTGCATCGTCATCAAGGTGCGCGCCGACGGCCTGATCACCCGCATCGACGAATATTTCGACCCCAAAGACATCGCACCGCTGCTCGATCAGGTGGCAAGCTGA
- a CDS encoding YceI family protein: MTTLQTVLTASTGNWALAPERSTVRFRTKTMWGLMPVNGTFTEVSGSGTVTDDGISGRVVIRTASLRTGIGKRDEHLRSADFFDADSHPEITVEVTGAQPAHDGALLDATLTVRGTSRPLRLPVEVNVPGDGTLRVSGRCTLDRRDFGVSGNMVGMVGTSTDVSAELVFTRA; the protein is encoded by the coding sequence ATGACGACTCTGCAGACGGTCTTGACCGCGAGCACCGGCAACTGGGCCCTGGCTCCTGAGCGGTCCACGGTGCGGTTCCGCACCAAGACGATGTGGGGGCTGATGCCAGTGAACGGGACGTTCACCGAGGTCAGCGGCTCGGGCACGGTGACCGACGACGGTATCTCCGGCCGGGTCGTCATCCGCACGGCCTCGCTGCGCACCGGTATCGGCAAACGCGACGAACATCTGCGCTCGGCCGACTTCTTCGACGCCGACAGCCACCCCGAGATCACCGTCGAGGTGACGGGCGCACAGCCCGCGCACGACGGGGCGCTGCTGGACGCGACGCTGACCGTGCGCGGCACCTCCCGGCCGTTGCGCCTACCGGTCGAGGTGAACGTTCCCGGCGACGGCACCCTGCGGGTGTCGGGCCGGTGCACGCTGGATCGACGTGATTTCGGGGTGTCGGGCAACATGGTCGGAATGGTGGGAACGTCGACCGACGTCTCGGCCGAGCTGGTGTTCACCCGGGCCTGA
- a CDS encoding response regulator transcription factor, giving the protein MAGSAPLRILVYSDNPRTREQVRLALGKRIHPELPEIEYLDVATAPMVISHLDAGGFDLAILDGEATPAGGMGVAKQVKDEIDGSPPILVLVGRADDAWLAKWSRAEAAVSHPIDPIRLSDAVVSLLRAPAQ; this is encoded by the coding sequence ATGGCCGGCTCCGCGCCGCTGCGCATCCTGGTGTACAGCGACAATCCGCGCACCCGTGAGCAGGTGCGGCTCGCGTTGGGCAAACGGATCCACCCGGAACTCCCCGAGATCGAGTACCTCGACGTCGCGACCGCGCCCATGGTCATCTCTCACCTGGACGCAGGCGGATTCGATCTGGCTATCCTCGACGGCGAGGCCACCCCGGCCGGCGGTATGGGTGTCGCCAAGCAGGTCAAGGACGAAATCGACGGCTCCCCGCCGATCCTGGTGCTCGTCGGGCGCGCCGACGACGCCTGGCTCGCCAAGTGGTCGCGCGCCGAGGCGGCCGTCTCGCATCCGATCGACCCGATCCGGCTGAGTGACGCCGTCGTGTCGCTGCTGCGCGCACCCGCCCAGTAG
- a CDS encoding NADH-quinone oxidoreductase subunit A translates to MNVYTPILVLGAIAAVFAVVSVGIALVIGPRRFNRSKLEAYECGIDPLPPVAAGLTGQRIPMRYYLTAMLFIVFDIEIVFLYPWAVAFDSLGLFAVIEMLLFMLTVFVAYAYVWRRGGLNWD, encoded by the coding sequence ATGAATGTGTACACGCCAATCCTGGTTCTGGGGGCGATCGCGGCCGTTTTCGCCGTGGTATCCGTAGGGATCGCCCTCGTGATCGGCCCACGGCGGTTCAACCGGTCGAAACTCGAAGCCTACGAATGCGGGATCGACCCCCTGCCGCCCGTCGCGGCGGGACTCACCGGCCAACGCATACCGATGCGGTACTACCTGACGGCGATGTTGTTCATCGTGTTCGACATCGAGATCGTCTTTCTGTACCCGTGGGCGGTGGCCTTCGACAGCCTGGGCCTGTTCGCGGTGATCGAGATGCTGCTGTTCATGCTCACCGTGTTCGTGGCATACGCCTATGTCTGGCGGCGAGGGGGCCTGAATTGGGACTAG
- a CDS encoding NuoB/complex I 20 kDa subunit family protein: MGLEERLPGGILLSTVETVAGYVRKGSLWPATFGLACCAIEMMSTAGPRFDIARFGMERFSATPRQADLMIVAGRVSQKMAPVLRQIYDQMVEPKWVLAMGVCASSGGMFNNYAVVQGVDHVVPVDIYLPGCPPRPEMLLHAILKLHDKIQQMPLGVNREEAIREAEQAALAIPPTIELKGLLR, translated from the coding sequence TTGGGACTAGAGGAACGTCTGCCCGGCGGAATCCTGCTTTCGACGGTCGAGACGGTTGCCGGATACGTCCGTAAAGGTTCGCTGTGGCCCGCGACGTTCGGGCTGGCCTGCTGTGCGATCGAGATGATGTCAACCGCCGGACCGCGCTTCGACATTGCCCGGTTCGGCATGGAGCGATTCTCCGCGACACCACGGCAGGCCGATCTGATGATCGTCGCGGGCCGGGTGAGCCAGAAGATGGCACCGGTGCTGCGCCAGATCTACGACCAGATGGTCGAACCGAAATGGGTGCTGGCCATGGGGGTCTGCGCATCGTCGGGTGGCATGTTCAACAACTACGCGGTGGTGCAGGGCGTCGACCACGTGGTGCCGGTGGACATCTACCTGCCGGGGTGCCCGCCGCGTCCCGAGATGCTGCTGCATGCAATCCTCAAGCTGCACGACAAGATTCAGCAGATGCCGCTCGGGGTGAACCGCGAGGAGGCCATCCGCGAGGCCGAGCAGGCCGCCCTCGCCATACCCCCGACCATCGAACTCAAGGGGTTGTTGCGGTGA
- a CDS encoding NADH-quinone oxidoreductase subunit C, which yields MSTSNGSANGTNGSPRGDDPEIIAVRRGMFGSRGTGDTSGYGRLVRPVALPGSSPRPYGGYFDAVMDRLAEMLGEERYAMSIERVVVYRDQLTVEVSRVQLPAVAGVLRDDPQLRFELCLGVSGVHYPEDTGRELHAVYPLMSITHNRRIQLEVAAPDADPHIPSLYAVYPTTDWHERETYDFFGIIFDGHPSLTRIEMPDDWVGHPQRKDYPLGGIPVEYHGAQIPPPDQRRSYS from the coding sequence GTGAGCACCTCCAACGGATCCGCCAACGGCACCAACGGCTCGCCCCGCGGTGACGATCCGGAGATCATCGCGGTGCGCCGAGGGATGTTCGGCAGCCGGGGCACCGGCGACACGTCCGGGTACGGGCGCCTGGTGCGTCCGGTGGCGCTTCCCGGCAGTTCCCCGCGCCCGTACGGCGGCTATTTCGACGCCGTGATGGACCGTCTGGCCGAGATGCTCGGCGAGGAACGCTACGCGATGTCGATCGAACGGGTCGTCGTCTACCGCGATCAGTTGACCGTCGAGGTCAGCCGGGTGCAACTGCCCGCGGTGGCAGGCGTATTGCGTGACGACCCGCAACTGCGGTTCGAGTTGTGCCTCGGGGTGAGCGGCGTGCACTACCCGGAGGACACCGGGCGCGAACTGCATGCCGTCTACCCGCTGATGTCGATCACCCACAACCGCCGCATCCAACTGGAAGTCGCGGCGCCGGACGCCGATCCGCACATCCCGTCGCTGTACGCCGTCTACCCCACCACCGACTGGCACGAGCGGGAGACCTACGACTTCTTCGGGATCATCTTCGACGGGCATCCGTCGTTGACGCGCATCGAGATGCCCGACGACTGGGTCGGCCATCCGCAGCGCAAAGACTATCCGCTGGGCGGTATTCCGGTGGAGTACCACGGCGCCCAGATTCCGCCGCCCGATCAGCGGAGGTCCTACAGCTGA
- the nuoD gene encoding NADH dehydrogenase (quinone) subunit D translates to MSTSTVPPDGGEKVVVVGGNDWEQVVAAARSSAAAQAGERIVVNMGPQHPSTHGVLRLILEIEGEIITEARCGIGYLHTGIEKNLEFRNWTQGVTFVTRMDYLSPFFNETAYCLGVEKLLGITDDIPERASVIRVMLMELNRISSHLVALATGGMELGAMSAMFYGFREREEILRVFESITGLRMNHAYIRPGGMAADLPDEAEAQVRNLVELLPKRLQDLEDLLNENHIWKARTVGVGYLDLTGCIALGITGPILRSTGLPHDLRRSQPYCGYENYEFDVITDDRCDSYGRYIIRVKEMHESVKIVEQCLDRLKPGPVMITDKKLAWPADLKLGPDGLGNSPEHIAKIMGKSMEGLIHHFKLVTEGIRVPPGQVYVAVESPRGELGVHMVSDGGTRPYRVHYRDPSFTNLQAVAAMCEGGMVADAIAAVASIDPVMGGVDR, encoded by the coding sequence ATGAGTACATCGACGGTCCCGCCCGACGGCGGGGAGAAGGTTGTCGTAGTCGGCGGCAACGACTGGGAACAGGTGGTGGCCGCCGCCCGGTCGAGCGCCGCGGCGCAGGCCGGCGAACGGATCGTGGTCAACATGGGTCCGCAGCATCCGTCCACCCACGGGGTGCTGAGGCTGATCTTGGAGATCGAGGGCGAGATCATCACCGAGGCCCGTTGCGGCATCGGCTATCTGCACACCGGCATCGAGAAGAACCTCGAGTTCCGCAACTGGACACAGGGTGTCACGTTCGTCACCCGGATGGACTACCTGTCACCGTTTTTCAACGAGACGGCGTACTGCCTGGGTGTGGAGAAACTGCTCGGCATCACCGATGACATCCCCGAGCGGGCCAGCGTCATCCGGGTGATGCTGATGGAACTCAACCGGATCTCGTCGCACCTGGTGGCGCTGGCCACCGGCGGCATGGAACTGGGCGCCATGAGCGCGATGTTCTACGGGTTCCGTGAACGCGAAGAGATCCTGCGGGTGTTCGAGTCGATCACCGGTCTGCGGATGAACCACGCTTACATCCGCCCCGGCGGAATGGCCGCCGATCTGCCCGACGAAGCGGAAGCCCAGGTGCGCAACCTGGTTGAGCTGCTGCCGAAACGCCTGCAGGACCTGGAGGATCTGCTCAACGAGAACCACATCTGGAAGGCCCGCACGGTCGGCGTCGGCTACCTGGACCTCACCGGCTGCATCGCGCTTGGCATCACCGGACCGATCCTGCGGTCCACCGGACTGCCCCACGATCTTCGTAGATCGCAACCGTACTGCGGTTACGAGAACTACGAGTTCGACGTCATCACCGACGACCGGTGCGACTCGTACGGCCGGTACATCATCCGGGTCAAGGAGATGCACGAGTCGGTCAAGATCGTCGAGCAGTGCCTGGACAGGCTGAAGCCGGGCCCGGTGATGATCACCGACAAGAAACTGGCGTGGCCGGCCGACCTGAAACTGGGGCCCGACGGTCTGGGGAATTCGCCCGAGCACATCGCGAAGATCATGGGCAAGTCGATGGAAGGCCTGATCCACCACTTCAAGCTGGTCACCGAGGGCATCCGGGTCCCGCCGGGACAGGTGTACGTCGCGGTCGAATCTCCGCGCGGTGAACTCGGCGTGCACATGGTCTCCGACGGTGGCACCCGACCCTACCGCGTGCACTACCGCGACCCGTCGTTCACGAATCTGCAAGCGGTTGCGGCGATGTGCGAGGGCGGCATGGTGGCCGACGCGATCGCCGCGGTGGCGTCGATCGATCCGGTGATGGGCGGAGTGGACAGATGA
- the nuoE gene encoding NADH-quinone oxidoreductase subunit NuoE — MSEVFLELGQRPDEAGPPISGPATYPDDVVETLRVDAEQIIARYPEPRSALLPLLHLVQAQDGYLTPAGIGFCAAQLGLTEAEVTAVATFYSMYRRTPTGDYLVGVCTNTLCAIMGGDAILDALEEHLGVHPGQTTPDGRVTLEHIECNAACDYAPVVMVNWEFYDNQTPSSARDLVDGLRSGSPPAPTRGSLCTFRETARTLAGLGAGPTDPNTTGGTPGAATLAGLTLARERGMAAPTPPETNGSAS; from the coding sequence ATGAGTGAGGTTTTCCTGGAACTGGGCCAACGGCCCGACGAAGCGGGTCCGCCGATCAGCGGACCCGCGACGTATCCCGACGACGTCGTCGAGACCCTGCGGGTCGACGCGGAACAGATCATCGCGCGCTATCCCGAACCACGTTCGGCCCTGCTGCCGCTGCTGCACCTGGTGCAGGCACAGGACGGCTACCTCACCCCGGCCGGGATCGGTTTCTGCGCCGCGCAATTGGGGCTGACCGAGGCCGAGGTCACGGCGGTGGCCACGTTCTACTCGATGTACCGCCGCACCCCCACCGGTGACTACCTCGTCGGGGTGTGCACCAACACCCTGTGCGCGATCATGGGCGGCGACGCGATCCTCGACGCGCTCGAAGAACATCTCGGTGTCCACCCGGGCCAGACCACACCGGACGGCCGGGTCACCTTGGAGCACATCGAATGCAACGCCGCATGCGATTACGCACCGGTGGTGATGGTCAACTGGGAGTTCTACGACAACCAGACACCGTCGTCCGCGCGCGATCTCGTCGACGGTCTGCGGTCGGGATCACCACCGGCACCCACGCGCGGGTCGCTGTGCACGTTCCGCGAAACCGCCCGCACCCTGGCTGGTCTGGGGGCCGGCCCGACCGATCCGAACACCACCGGCGGTACGCCGGGCGCGGCCACCCTGGCCGGCCTCACGCTCGCCCGTGAGCGCGGTATGGCCGCCCCGACACCGCCCGAGACGAACGGATCGGCGTCATGA
- the nuoF gene encoding NADH-quinone oxidoreductase subunit NuoF — translation MTPLTPVLSRFWDQPEPWTLDTYRRHGGYQGLQRALSMSPDDVIAFVKDSGLRGRGGAGFPTGTKWSFIPQERGDQPAGGPAAKPHYLVINADESEPGTCKDIPLLLTTPHFLVEGAIIAAYAIRARHAFIYVRGEVVPVLRRLQAAVAEAYAAGYLGTDILGSGFDLDLIVHAGAGAYICGEETALLDSLEGRRGQPRLRPPFPAVAGLYACPTVVNNVESIASVPPILVNGVDWFRSMGSEKSPGFTLYSLSGHVTRPGQYEAPLGITLRELLDYAGGVRAGHQLKFWTPGGSSTPLLTAEHLDVPLDYEGMASVGSMLGTKALQIFDETTCVVRAVRRWTQFYAHESCGKCTPCREGTYWLAQIYARLETGAGTQADIDKLLDISDNIFGKSFCALGDGAASPIMSSIRHFRDEYVAHLDGGCPFDPHASTLMATEGAGV, via the coding sequence ATGACCCCACTGACCCCGGTGCTCAGCCGGTTCTGGGACCAACCCGAACCGTGGACGCTGGACACCTACCGCCGCCACGGCGGATACCAGGGGCTGCAGCGCGCCCTGTCGATGAGCCCGGACGATGTCATCGCGTTCGTCAAGGATTCGGGCCTGCGGGGCCGCGGCGGCGCCGGATTCCCCACCGGCACCAAGTGGTCGTTCATCCCGCAGGAGCGCGGTGACCAGCCCGCCGGCGGTCCCGCCGCCAAACCGCACTATCTGGTGATCAACGCCGACGAGTCCGAACCAGGTACCTGCAAGGACATTCCGCTGCTGCTGACCACACCGCACTTCTTGGTCGAGGGCGCCATCATCGCGGCGTACGCCATCCGGGCCAGACATGCGTTCATCTACGTGCGCGGCGAGGTGGTGCCGGTGCTGCGGCGGTTGCAGGCCGCGGTGGCCGAGGCCTACGCGGCGGGCTATCTCGGGACCGACATCCTCGGTTCGGGGTTCGACCTCGACCTGATCGTGCATGCCGGTGCGGGCGCATACATCTGCGGTGAGGAGACCGCGCTGCTCGATTCGCTCGAGGGTCGGCGCGGGCAACCCCGGCTGCGGCCGCCGTTTCCCGCGGTGGCGGGTCTGTACGCGTGCCCCACGGTGGTCAACAACGTCGAGTCCATCGCGAGCGTGCCGCCGATCCTGGTCAACGGTGTCGACTGGTTCCGGTCGATGGGTTCGGAGAAATCCCCCGGCTTCACCCTGTATTCGCTGTCCGGGCACGTCACGCGGCCCGGCCAGTACGAGGCTCCGCTCGGGATCACGCTGCGCGAGCTGCTGGATTACGCCGGAGGTGTCCGGGCCGGGCATCAGCTGAAGTTCTGGACACCGGGCGGGTCGTCGACTCCGCTGCTGACGGCCGAACACCTCGACGTGCCACTGGATTACGAGGGCATGGCATCGGTCGGGTCGATGCTGGGCACGAAGGCGCTGCAGATCTTCGACGAGACCACGTGCGTGGTGCGCGCGGTGCGCCGGTGGACGCAGTTCTACGCCCACGAGTCCTGCGGCAAGTGCACCCCGTGCCGCGAGGGCACCTACTGGCTGGCCCAGATCTACGCGCGGCTGGAGACCGGGGCAGGCACGCAGGCCGACATCGACAAGCTGCTCGACATCTCCGACAACATCTTCGGAAAGTCGTTCTGCGCGTTGGGCGACGGCGCGGCCAGCCCGATCATGTCCTCGATCAGACATTTCCGAGACGAGTACGTGGCCCACCTCGACGGCGGGTGTCCGTTCGATCCACACGCCTCGACGCTGATGGCCACCGAAGGGGCAGGTGTGTAG
- a CDS encoding NADH-quinone oxidoreductase subunit G codes for MTLAEPTKDTPPVEMVSLTIDDHEISVPKGTLLIRAAELMGIQIPRFCDHPLLDPVGACRQCLVEVEGQRKPMASCTTTVMPDMVVRTQFTSEAADKAQRGVMELLLINHPLDCPICDKGGECPLQNQAMSNGRPETRFEDVKRTFPKPINISSQVLLDRERCVLCARCTRFSSQIAGDPFIDLMERGALQQVGIGQDKPFQSYFSGNTVQICPVGALTGTAYRFRARPFDLVSSPSVCEHCASGCAQRTDHRRGKVLRRLAGDDPEVNEEWNCDKGRWAFTYATVGDRITTPMLRDGGALRPASWSEALTVAATGLLAAAGSTGVLVGGRCTVQDAYAYAKFARMVLNTNDVDFRARPHSTEEAEFLAAQVAGQTMGLRYAELEHAPTVLLAGFEPEEESPIVFLRLRKGVRKNGVRVLSVAPWGRRGLTKLAGTLLPTVPGDEAAALDRLHDDDRLRTPGAVILVGERLATSAGALSAAVRLATATGARLAWIPRRAGERGAVEAGALPNLLPGGRPVHDAAARAEVARVWNISALPDTPGRDTAAILSTAASGRLAALLIGGVELGDLADPELAVAAVQTTPFVVSLELRESAVTELADVVFPAAPVVEKAGSFMNWEGRSRPFVPSLQTNAIPDLRVLHYLADEIGIDLGLPGVDAADSELARLGPWNGTRSPAPAVAPTAIAEPGPGQAVLASWRMLLDAGRLQDGEPHLAGTAVRAVARMSAATAADIGTRDGAPVTVSTERGAITLPLAVTDMPDRVVWLPMNSPGSAVHQRLGVTAGAVVSIGAGS; via the coding sequence GTGACGCTGGCCGAGCCGACCAAGGACACCCCACCGGTCGAGATGGTGTCGCTGACCATCGACGACCACGAGATCAGCGTTCCCAAGGGCACATTGCTGATCCGGGCCGCCGAGTTGATGGGCATCCAGATCCCGCGGTTTTGCGACCACCCGCTGCTCGACCCGGTCGGCGCGTGCAGGCAGTGCCTCGTCGAGGTCGAGGGACAGCGCAAACCGATGGCGTCGTGCACCACGACGGTCATGCCGGACATGGTGGTCCGCACGCAGTTCACCTCCGAGGCCGCCGACAAGGCGCAGCGCGGTGTCATGGAACTGCTGCTGATCAACCATCCGCTCGACTGCCCGATCTGTGACAAGGGCGGCGAATGCCCGCTGCAGAACCAGGCGATGTCCAACGGCCGGCCGGAAACCCGGTTCGAGGACGTCAAGCGGACGTTCCCCAAACCGATCAACATCTCGTCGCAGGTGCTGCTCGACCGGGAACGCTGCGTGCTGTGTGCCCGCTGCACCCGGTTCTCGTCGCAGATCGCCGGTGATCCGTTCATCGACCTCATGGAACGCGGTGCGCTGCAACAGGTCGGCATCGGCCAGGACAAACCGTTCCAGTCGTACTTCTCCGGAAACACCGTGCAGATCTGCCCGGTGGGCGCGCTGACCGGGACCGCCTACCGGTTCCGGGCCCGCCCGTTCGACCTGGTGTCCAGCCCGAGCGTGTGCGAACACTGCGCGTCGGGATGCGCGCAGCGCACCGACCACCGGCGCGGAAAGGTGTTGCGCCGCCTGGCCGGTGACGACCCCGAGGTCAACGAGGAGTGGAACTGCGACAAGGGCCGGTGGGCGTTCACGTACGCCACGGTCGGTGACCGGATCACCACGCCGATGCTGCGCGACGGCGGTGCGCTGCGTCCCGCGTCGTGGTCGGAGGCACTCACGGTGGCCGCCACCGGCCTGCTCGCCGCGGCGGGCAGCACCGGGGTGCTCGTGGGCGGCCGGTGCACCGTGCAGGACGCCTATGCGTACGCCAAGTTCGCCCGAATGGTCCTCAACACCAACGACGTCGACTTCCGCGCCCGCCCGCACTCGACCGAGGAGGCCGAGTTCCTGGCCGCCCAGGTCGCCGGGCAGACCATGGGCCTGCGTTACGCCGAACTGGAACACGCGCCGACGGTGCTGCTCGCCGGGTTCGAGCCCGAGGAGGAGTCGCCGATCGTGTTCCTGCGCCTGCGCAAGGGCGTTCGCAAGAACGGCGTGCGGGTGCTGTCGGTGGCGCCGTGGGGCCGCCGCGGACTCACCAAGTTGGCGGGCACCCTGCTGCCGACCGTGCCGGGTGACGAGGCCGCCGCACTCGACCGGTTGCACGACGACGACCGGCTGCGCACCCCGGGTGCGGTCATCCTGGTCGGCGAGCGCCTCGCGACCAGCGCGGGTGCGCTGTCCGCGGCAGTGCGGCTGGCCACGGCGACCGGCGCACGGCTGGCATGGATTCCGCGACGTGCTGGTGAGCGCGGCGCGGTCGAGGCCGGTGCGCTGCCCAATCTGCTGCCCGGCGGCCGACCGGTGCACGACGCCGCCGCGCGCGCCGAAGTGGCGCGCGTCTGGAACATCTCCGCGCTGCCGGACACACCCGGGCGGGACACCGCCGCGATCCTGTCCACCGCCGCGAGCGGCCGGCTGGCCGCACTGCTGATCGGCGGTGTCGAACTCGGCGATCTCGCCGACCCGGAGCTGGCTGTGGCCGCGGTGCAGACCACGCCGTTCGTGGTGAGCCTGGAGCTTCGCGAAAGCGCCGTCACCGAACTGGCCGACGTGGTGTTCCCCGCCGCGCCGGTGGTGGAGAAGGCCGGCTCGTTCATGAACTGGGAGGGGCGTTCTCGGCCGTTTGTGCCGTCGCTGCAGACCAACGCGATACCGGATCTGCGTGTGCTGCACTATCTTGCCGACGAGATCGGCATCGACCTCGGGCTGCCCGGCGTCGATGCGGCCGACTCCGAACTCGCCCGGCTGGGCCCCTGGAACGGTACCCGCTCCCCCGCACCCGCGGTGGCGCCCACCGCGATCGCCGAACCCGGTCCGGGGCAGGCGGTCCTGGCGAGTTGGCGCATGCTGCTCGACGCCGGTCGCCTGCAGGACGGTGAACCACACCTGGCCGGCACCGCGGTGCGAGCGGTGGCGCGGATGTCGGCCGCGACCGCGGCGGACATCGGGACCCGCGACGGTGCGCCGGTGACCGTGAGCACCGAACGCGGCGCGATCACGTTGCCGCTGGCCGTCACCGACATGCCCGACCGGGTGGTGTGGCTGCCGATGAACTCGCCGGGATCGGCGGTGCACCAACGTCTCGGTGTGACGGCGGGCGCCGTGGTGTCGATCGGAGCCGGGTCATGA
- the nuoH gene encoding NADH-quinone oxidoreductase subunit NuoH yields the protein MTHPDPTLFGHDPWWLVLAKAVAIFAFLVLTVLAAILIERKLLGRMQMRFGPNRVGPAGLLQSLADGVKLALKEGLVPAGVDKPIYLLAPVISVIPAFMAFAVIPMGGAVSVFGHRTPLQLTDLPVAVLYILAVTSIGVYGIVLAGWASGSTYPLLGGLRSSAQVISYEIAMALSFAAVFLYAGTMSTSGIVAAQNDTWYVFLLLPSFLVYAVSMVGETNRAPFDLPEAEGELVGGFHTEYSSLKFAMFMLAEYVNMTTVSALATTMFLGGWHAPFPFNLIDGANSGWWPLLWFTAKVWTFLFLYFWLRATLPRLRYDQFMALGWKVLIPVSLLWIMVVAITRSLRQHGEQGWATWLVSAAVLAVVVLAWGLWRSLRRRTVPPPPQQSTGAYPVPPLPTVGTKETADA from the coding sequence ATGACACATCCGGACCCCACACTGTTCGGCCACGATCCGTGGTGGCTCGTGCTCGCCAAGGCCGTCGCGATCTTCGCCTTCCTGGTGTTGACCGTGCTCGCGGCGATCCTCATCGAACGGAAACTGCTGGGCCGCATGCAGATGCGGTTCGGCCCGAACCGCGTGGGACCGGCCGGCCTGCTGCAGTCGCTGGCCGACGGTGTCAAGCTCGCGCTCAAGGAAGGCCTCGTCCCGGCGGGGGTTGACAAGCCGATCTATCTGCTCGCACCGGTCATCTCGGTGATCCCCGCGTTCATGGCGTTCGCGGTGATCCCCATGGGCGGCGCGGTCTCGGTGTTCGGCCACCGCACCCCGCTGCAACTGACCGACCTGCCGGTCGCGGTGCTCTACATCCTGGCGGTGACGTCGATCGGCGTGTACGGCATCGTGCTCGCCGGTTGGGCGTCGGGGTCCACCTATCCCCTGCTCGGCGGGCTGCGGTCGAGCGCACAGGTGATCTCCTACGAGATCGCGATGGCGCTGTCATTCGCCGCGGTGTTCCTGTACGCGGGCACGATGTCGACATCGGGCATCGTGGCCGCGCAGAACGACACCTGGTACGTCTTCCTGCTGCTGCCGTCGTTCCTGGTGTACGCCGTGTCGATGGTCGGCGAAACCAACCGGGCGCCTTTCGATCTGCCCGAGGCCGAAGGCGAACTGGTCGGCGGGTTCCACACCGAATACTCGTCGCTGAAGTTCGCGATGTTCATGCTCGCCGAATACGTCAACATGACCACGGTGTCGGCGCTGGCCACCACGATGTTCCTGGGCGGCTGGCATGCACCGTTCCCGTTCAACCTGATCGACGGTGCCAATAGCGGATGGTGGCCGCTGCTGTGGTTCACCGCCAAGGTGTGGACGTTCCTGTTCCTGTACTTCTGGCTGCGGGCCACGCTGCCGCGCCTGCGGTACGACCAGTTCATGGCGCTGGGCTGGAAGGTGCTGATCCCGGTGTCGCTGCTGTGGATCATGGTCGTCGCGATCACCCGCAGCCTGCGCCAGCACGGTGAGCAGGGGTGGGCCACCTGGCTGGTCAGCGCCGCCGTGCTGGCGGTCGTGGTGCTGGCGTGGGGTCTGTGGAGATCCCTGCGGCGCAGGACCGTTCCGCCGCCACCTCAGCAGAGCACCGGGGCATACCCGGTGCCGCCGTTGCCGACCGTCGGCACGAAGGAGACCGCTGATGCCTAA
- the nuoI gene encoding NADH-quinone oxidoreductase subunit NuoI, with product MPKFLDALAGFAVTLGSMFKKPITEGYPEKPGPVAPRYHGRHQLNRYPDGLEKCIGCELCAWACPADAIYVEGADNTAEERYSPGERYGRVYQINYLRCIGCGLCIEACPTRALTMTNDYEMADDNRSDLIWGKDKLLAPLQPGMQAPPHDMAPGSTDDDYYLGNISPVTPLPSGAEDAR from the coding sequence ATGCCTAAATTCCTCGACGCGCTGGCCGGATTCGCGGTCACGTTGGGTTCGATGTTCAAGAAGCCCATCACCGAGGGGTATCCGGAGAAACCGGGCCCGGTGGCACCGCGCTACCACGGTCGTCACCAACTCAACAGGTACCCGGACGGTTTGGAGAAGTGCATCGGTTGCGAGTTGTGCGCATGGGCGTGCCCGGCCGACGCGATCTACGTCGAAGGTGCGGACAACACGGCCGAGGAACGCTATTCGCCCGGCGAACGCTACGGGCGGGTCTACCAGATCAACTATCTGCGTTGTATCGGCTGCGGGCTGTGCATCGAGGCCTGCCCCACCCGCGCCCTGACGATGACCAACGATTACGAGATGGCCGACGACAACCGGTCCGACCTGATCTGGGGCAAGGACAAACTGCTGGCGCCGCTTCAACCCGGCATGCAGGCCCCGCCGCATGACATGGCGCCGGGCAGCACCGACGACGACTACTACCTGGGCAACATCTCCCCCGTCACCCCCCTGCCCTCCGGCGCCGAGGACGCCCGATGA